Proteins encoded together in one Mycobacterium sp. MS1601 window:
- a CDS encoding glycoside hydrolase family 3 protein, whose protein sequence is MATPQQRADELLTHLDLPAKVGLMFHTMVGIGELGDRLATFGLPTVAALLDKGMTHFNLLGAAPQGREFAQWHNQIQQQAAARPHGVPVTFSTDPRHHFVDNYAAQMMAGAYSQWPETLGLAAIGAPERIRDFADIVRQEYLAVGIRVALHPQIDLATEPRWSRINGTFGEDADLTSRLAVAYVQGLQGQQLGAGSVAAMVKHFPGGGPQLDGNDPHFPWGREQVYPGGNLEYHLRPFRAVLDAGAAEVMPYYGMPIGTDWEEVGFGFNRSVVTTLLRQELGFDGVVCTDWGLITDNPDLGDLGTARAWGVEHLSREERMLRVLDAGVDQFGGEHCPEVLLELVQSGRVSEQRIDESARRLLRVKFALGLFDNPFVDEGVAAETVGRADFVAAGVQAQKDSLTLLTNKVLPLQRGIKLFAPDLADDAVRRYATPVGSPDEADIALLRLKAPFDPPGEGMLAQLFHHGTLEFAAADIERVRRISATVPAVVDVYLDRPAVLTPFVDTAAALLVNYGIGENALLDVLFGKSGPHGRLPFDLPRSDAAVAAARTDVAFDTEAPVFRFGHGLRYGGSLESPA, encoded by the coding sequence ATGGCCACCCCGCAGCAACGTGCCGACGAATTGCTCACCCACCTGGATCTGCCTGCCAAGGTCGGGCTGATGTTCCACACCATGGTCGGCATCGGCGAGCTGGGCGATCGGCTGGCTACGTTCGGACTGCCCACCGTGGCGGCCCTGCTGGACAAAGGCATGACCCACTTCAACCTGCTGGGCGCGGCACCGCAGGGGCGGGAATTTGCGCAGTGGCACAACCAGATTCAGCAGCAGGCCGCCGCGCGTCCACATGGCGTCCCGGTGACCTTCTCGACCGACCCGCGGCACCATTTTGTCGACAACTATGCCGCGCAGATGATGGCGGGCGCGTATTCGCAGTGGCCGGAGACGTTGGGTCTGGCGGCCATCGGTGCTCCCGAACGCATCCGGGACTTCGCCGACATCGTGCGCCAGGAGTACCTGGCCGTCGGCATCCGGGTGGCGCTGCATCCCCAAATAGACCTCGCCACCGAACCCCGGTGGTCGCGGATCAACGGCACCTTCGGCGAAGACGCCGATCTCACCTCCAGGTTGGCGGTGGCGTACGTGCAGGGTTTGCAGGGCCAACAGCTGGGCGCCGGGTCGGTGGCGGCCATGGTCAAACACTTCCCGGGTGGCGGTCCCCAACTCGACGGCAACGACCCGCACTTCCCGTGGGGCCGCGAGCAGGTCTACCCGGGCGGCAACCTCGAATACCACCTGCGGCCGTTCCGGGCGGTGCTTGACGCCGGCGCCGCCGAGGTGATGCCGTACTACGGCATGCCCATCGGAACCGATTGGGAGGAGGTCGGTTTCGGCTTCAACCGGTCGGTGGTCACCACATTGCTGCGGCAGGAGCTGGGGTTCGACGGTGTGGTGTGTACCGACTGGGGACTGATCACCGACAACCCGGACCTCGGCGATCTCGGCACCGCCAGGGCCTGGGGTGTGGAGCACCTGAGCCGCGAGGAGCGGATGCTGCGGGTGCTCGACGCAGGGGTGGACCAGTTCGGTGGAGAGCATTGTCCGGAGGTGCTGCTGGAGCTGGTGCAGTCCGGCCGGGTCAGCGAGCAGAGAATCGACGAGTCCGCTCGGCGGCTGCTGCGGGTGAAGTTCGCCCTCGGGTTGTTCGACAACCCGTTCGTCGACGAGGGCGTGGCCGCCGAGACCGTGGGCCGCGCCGATTTTGTTGCCGCGGGGGTACAGGCGCAGAAGGACTCGCTGACCCTGCTGACCAACAAGGTGTTGCCGCTGCAGCGGGGTATCAAGCTGTTCGCCCCGGACCTCGCCGATGACGCGGTGCGTCGATACGCCACCCCGGTAGGATCGCCGGACGAGGCCGACATCGCTCTGCTGCGACTCAAGGCCCCGTTCGACCCACCGGGTGAAGGCATGCTGGCGCAGCTGTTCCACCACGGCACACTGGAGTTCGCTGCCGCCGACATCGAGCGGGTGCGTCGGATCAGCGCCACGGTCCCCGCCGTCGTCGACGTCTACCTGGACCGGCCCGCGGTCCTCACCCCGTTCGTCGACACCGCGGCAGCGCTGCTGGTGAACTATGGCATCGGCGAAAACGCCTTACTGGACGTGCTGTTCGGCAAATCCGGTCCACATGGCCGACTGCCGTTCGACCTGCCCCGCTCGGATGCGGCCGTCGCCGCGGCCCGCACTGACGTCGCCTTCGACACCGAGGCACCGGTCTTCCGATTCGGCCACGGACTGCGGTATGGGGGATCACTAGAATCGCCGGCATGA
- a CDS encoding rhomboid family intramembrane serine protease — protein MSYPGTPPPPPTEVPTCYRHPDRQTYVRCNRCGRFICGECMRSAAVGHQCVECVNEGNREVRQVRGQFGGLRPNGTVPVVTYTLIAVNLVAFVLQMAIPDFQSSLVLWPPAVADGEWYRLVTSAFLHYGVMHILFNMLVLYVMGPQLEQMLGRLRFSVLYGASAIGGSVVVYLLSPLNSGTAGASGAIYGLFGATFVVAKKMNLDLRPVLAVIGLNVAFTLIVPLISSQNISWQGHLGGLLTGALVTAAFVYAPRQRQSLVQSGLIVALLAVFIVLIVWRTQALYAQFGIT, from the coding sequence ATGAGCTATCCCGGCACACCACCGCCGCCGCCCACCGAAGTTCCCACCTGTTACCGCCACCCGGACCGGCAGACGTACGTCCGGTGCAACCGCTGCGGTCGCTTCATCTGTGGTGAGTGCATGCGCTCGGCAGCCGTCGGGCACCAGTGCGTCGAGTGCGTGAACGAGGGCAACAGAGAAGTCCGGCAGGTCCGCGGGCAGTTCGGCGGGTTGCGCCCCAACGGCACCGTGCCGGTGGTCACCTACACGCTGATCGCGGTCAACCTGGTGGCCTTTGTACTGCAGATGGCCATCCCGGACTTCCAGTCCAGCCTGGTGCTGTGGCCGCCCGCCGTCGCCGACGGCGAGTGGTACCGCCTCGTCACCTCGGCGTTCCTGCACTACGGCGTCATGCACATCCTGTTCAACATGCTGGTGCTCTACGTCATGGGCCCCCAGCTGGAGCAGATGCTCGGCAGGCTGCGATTCAGCGTGCTGTACGGGGCGAGCGCCATCGGCGGATCCGTCGTGGTGTATCTGCTGTCGCCGCTGAACTCCGGCACTGCCGGGGCCTCGGGTGCCATCTACGGCCTGTTCGGCGCCACGTTTGTGGTGGCCAAGAAGATGAACCTGGATCTACGTCCCGTGCTCGCGGTGATCGGGCTGAACGTGGCCTTCACCCTGATTGTGCCGCTGATCAGTTCGCAGAACATCAGCTGGCAGGGCCACCTCGGCGGGCTGCTCACCGGCGCACTGGTGACGGCGGCCTTCGTCTATGCACCCCGGCAGCGTCAGAGCCTGGTCCAGTCAGGCCTGATCGTCGCCCTGTTAGCCGTGTTCATCGTGCTGATCGTCTGGCGAACGCAGGCTCTCTACGCCCAGTTCGGCATCACCTGA
- a CDS encoding MFS transporter, which produces MEIQPSGSPDWAGHARGSSDYRRLLAALFCAGVATFAQLYSLQGVLPQLAEHYKIGAADAALTVSLATTGLAISVIPWSMVADRVGRVRAMTISVTAATVAGLLVALAPTYPVLLAGRFVEGIALGGVPAVAIAYLTEEVERRHSARAAGIYVAGTTIGGLLGRVVAGPIAETVHWRVGVFVVAVLCALAAAGFIALAPRPRGFVPSSARGVLHRLAVNLRSPRQLALYAQAFLLMGGFVALYNFLGFRLVAAPFNLPEHLVSLVFVAYLAGTWASSRAGAEATRFGRRRVLLVSVTLMAAGVVMTLSPQLLVVLTGLVVATIGFFGAHAIASGWTAADAGTGKAQASSLYNLAYYGGSSLVGWFGGVAFDSHGWPALAATVLSLVLLATAIAATVLRQRPAPSLR; this is translated from the coding sequence ATCGAGATCCAGCCGTCGGGCAGCCCGGACTGGGCAGGCCACGCGCGTGGATCCAGCGATTACCGGCGGCTGCTGGCCGCGTTGTTCTGCGCCGGCGTCGCGACCTTCGCCCAGCTCTACTCTCTGCAGGGCGTGTTGCCCCAGCTCGCCGAGCACTACAAGATCGGGGCGGCCGACGCGGCGCTGACGGTTTCACTGGCCACCACGGGCCTGGCCATCTCGGTGATTCCCTGGTCGATGGTCGCCGACCGGGTGGGCCGCGTGCGGGCCATGACGATCTCGGTGACGGCAGCCACCGTTGCGGGGTTGCTGGTGGCGTTGGCGCCGACCTATCCCGTGCTGCTGGCGGGTCGCTTCGTCGAGGGCATCGCCCTCGGCGGGGTGCCCGCTGTCGCCATCGCCTACCTGACCGAGGAGGTGGAACGGCGTCACTCCGCGCGGGCGGCCGGCATCTATGTCGCGGGCACCACCATCGGCGGGCTGCTGGGCCGGGTGGTCGCGGGCCCCATCGCCGAGACCGTGCACTGGCGCGTGGGGGTGTTTGTGGTCGCGGTGCTGTGTGCGTTGGCCGCGGCAGGCTTCATCGCCCTGGCTCCGCGGCCGCGTGGCTTTGTGCCGTCGTCGGCACGCGGCGTGTTGCACCGGCTGGCCGTCAATCTGCGCTCACCACGACAGCTGGCGCTCTACGCTCAGGCGTTTTTGCTGATGGGCGGCTTTGTCGCGCTGTACAACTTCCTGGGCTTCCGGCTCGTGGCCGCTCCGTTCAACCTGCCGGAACATCTGGTCAGCCTGGTCTTCGTGGCGTACCTGGCGGGAACCTGGGCGTCGTCGCGCGCCGGTGCGGAAGCCACCCGGTTCGGACGACGACGGGTGCTGCTGGTGTCGGTGACACTGATGGCGGCCGGGGTGGTGATGACGCTGTCGCCCCAGCTGCTGGTGGTGCTGACCGGACTGGTGGTGGCCACCATCGGATTCTTCGGAGCGCACGCCATCGCGTCCGGGTGGACGGCAGCCGACGCCGGGACCGGCAAAGCGCAGGCATCGTCGCTGTACAACCTGGCCTACTACGGTGGGTCCAGCCTGGTGGGCTGGTTCGGTGGCGTGGCCTTCGACTCCCACGGCTGGCCGGCCCTGGCCGCGACAGTGCTGAGCCTGGTACTGCTGGCGACGGCCATTGCCGCGACGGTGCTACGACAGCGACCTGCGCCGTCGCTCAGGTGA
- a CDS encoding LysR family transcriptional regulator, with protein MNLDELRWFLVLADTEHVTDAATELQISQPTLSRALARLENQVGAPLFDRINRRLILNAYGRILADHARRATADLDAAVERIAALRHPDTGTVRLAFLHSVSSWYVPELLRRFRTAGPQVQFDLYQGAAHEIVERLRTGHADLAITSPRPSGPGVGWHPLYVEQLCLAVPRGHRFVGRPSVRFGDIADEPVVALPVGFGLRHLTDELFAKAGVTPRIAVEAMEIPAVEGMVAAGFGVAVVPQPRPGRGEPNCEYVALPHRDAQRHIGLTWSTERQLPPAAERFAGFVKTLDH; from the coding sequence GTGAACCTCGACGAACTGCGCTGGTTCCTGGTCCTCGCCGATACCGAACATGTCACCGACGCGGCCACCGAACTGCAGATCAGCCAGCCCACCCTGTCGCGGGCACTGGCCCGGCTCGAAAACCAGGTGGGTGCGCCGCTGTTCGACCGGATCAACCGCAGGCTGATCCTCAATGCATACGGGCGAATCCTGGCCGACCATGCCCGACGCGCCACCGCAGATCTGGATGCGGCGGTGGAACGTATTGCCGCACTGCGTCATCCGGACACCGGCACGGTGCGCCTGGCCTTCCTGCACTCGGTGTCCAGTTGGTACGTGCCCGAACTGCTGCGCCGGTTCCGCACCGCGGGCCCTCAGGTGCAGTTCGATCTGTACCAGGGCGCCGCGCACGAGATCGTCGAGCGCCTGCGTACCGGGCACGCCGATCTGGCGATCACCTCGCCGCGGCCGAGCGGTCCCGGCGTCGGGTGGCACCCGCTCTACGTCGAACAGTTGTGTCTGGCAGTGCCGCGGGGCCACCGTTTCGTGGGCCGCCCCTCGGTGCGTTTCGGCGACATCGCCGACGAACCCGTGGTGGCACTGCCCGTGGGTTTCGGGTTGCGGCATCTCACCGACGAGCTGTTCGCGAAGGCCGGCGTGACACCGCGGATCGCCGTCGAGGCGATGGAGATCCCCGCTGTCGAAGGCATGGTGGCCGCCGGCTTCGGAGTGGCGGTGGTGCCGCAGCCACGTCCGGGACGCGGCGAACCCAACTGCGAGTACGTCGCGCTGCCACACCGCGACGCCCAGCGGCATATCGGTCTGACCTGGAGCACAGAGCGACAACTGCCTCCCGCGGCCGAACGGTTCGCCGGTTTCGTCAAAACCCTCGACCACTGA
- a CDS encoding GGDEF domain-containing protein, translating into MAIRRWWRQPDHFYWMTSLLAARGLQTTVCRVLAVTVVALGIVNVAMLQSPRGPQGTVNQLAVVSVAVICVAFAAMWLRRRWPSQAGSSAFVVSAAVGIAVCCLVQPDPAAGLLGSTAFAALSGYVAFFHQPRHIVFTVAVATVTSVLLGTRLATESDPVFTFAALAFLAMVTFTVPAACQAMVHLLGINVLASEIDTLTGLPNRDAFYRATGALISARGRVDDRHLVLLLITLDNFSLLKSAGGTVACERALVAVAQTLRETTRSNAVVGHIGDAEFVIADTFSSTDSSPLVERVRGAVATTPPRLTASIGVVCTPLRVLADCPPQELLDELIELAGQTMADARRGGGNQARYTVCPMPAAIEPENRSDADDQW; encoded by the coding sequence ATGGCGATCCGACGCTGGTGGCGCCAACCCGACCACTTCTACTGGATGACTTCTCTGCTTGCCGCACGCGGACTGCAGACCACTGTCTGCCGCGTGCTGGCTGTCACCGTCGTGGCCCTGGGAATCGTCAATGTCGCGATGCTGCAGAGCCCCCGCGGACCCCAGGGCACCGTCAATCAGCTGGCCGTCGTGTCGGTGGCCGTCATCTGCGTCGCCTTCGCGGCCATGTGGCTGCGACGACGTTGGCCGAGCCAGGCCGGTTCATCGGCGTTCGTGGTGTCGGCTGCCGTCGGTATCGCCGTCTGCTGCCTGGTGCAACCGGACCCCGCTGCCGGACTGCTGGGGTCCACGGCCTTCGCGGCCCTGAGTGGGTACGTCGCCTTCTTCCATCAGCCCCGCCACATCGTGTTCACCGTCGCGGTTGCGACGGTGACCTCGGTACTGCTCGGCACACGGCTGGCGACCGAGTCCGATCCGGTGTTCACCTTCGCCGCGCTGGCGTTCCTGGCCATGGTCACATTCACGGTGCCCGCTGCATGTCAGGCGATGGTGCACCTGCTCGGTATCAACGTGTTGGCCTCGGAGATCGACACATTGACCGGGCTGCCCAACCGGGACGCGTTCTACCGTGCCACCGGCGCTTTGATCTCAGCGCGGGGGCGAGTCGACGATCGACACCTGGTGCTGCTGCTGATCACGCTGGACAACTTCAGCCTGCTCAAGAGCGCCGGTGGCACCGTCGCCTGCGAGCGGGCCCTGGTGGCGGTGGCGCAGACCCTGCGCGAAACCACCAGGAGCAACGCCGTGGTGGGTCATATCGGTGACGCGGAGTTCGTCATCGCCGACACCTTCTCCTCGACGGATTCGTCACCTCTGGTCGAGCGGGTCCGCGGAGCGGTGGCCACCACCCCGCCGCGGCTGACCGCCAGCATCGGCGTGGTGTGCACCCCGCTGCGGGTGTTGGCGGACTGCCCGCCGCAGGAACTGCTCGACGAGCTGATCGAGCTGGCGGGCCAGACCATGGCCGACGCCCGCCGGGGCGGCGGCAACCAGGCCCGCTACACGGTGTGCCCGATGCCGGCGGCGATCGAACCCGAGAACAGGTCCGACGCCGACGACCAGTGGTGA
- a CDS encoding SRPBCC family protein, with product MQWFTPAPWSTVKVEVDVRPGGKMHTVMASPEGDEYPSTGCYLEVVEGRRLIWTSALGPGYRPVPVPDGEFHMTAVIDIVPEGDGTRYTAIALHDNAAARKQHEAMGFHEGWGAALDQLVALVENR from the coding sequence GTGCAGTGGTTCACCCCGGCACCCTGGTCCACCGTCAAGGTCGAGGTGGATGTGCGCCCCGGCGGGAAGATGCACACCGTCATGGCCTCGCCGGAAGGCGACGAGTACCCGTCCACCGGGTGTTATCTCGAGGTGGTCGAAGGTCGTCGGCTCATCTGGACCTCGGCTCTGGGCCCCGGCTATCGCCCGGTTCCGGTCCCGGACGGGGAATTCCACATGACGGCGGTCATCGACATCGTGCCCGAGGGGGACGGCACCCGCTACACCGCAATCGCGTTGCACGACAACGCTGCTGCCCGCAAGCAACACGAGGCGATGGGCTTTCACGAGGGCTGGGGTGCCGCGCTGGATCAGCTGGTCGCGCTGGTCGAGAACCGCTGA
- a CDS encoding glucose 1-dehydrogenase translates to MGRVDGKVVLISGGAQGMGASHAKMLVDEGAKVVIGDILDEKGEALAAELGDSARYVHLDVTEAEQWDAAVKTAVDTYGSLTALVNNAGIVALGKIGKFDMAKWQKVIDVNLTGTFLGMQAVVEQLKAAGGGSIINVSSIEGLRGAPMVHPYVASKWAVRGLAKSAALELGPFNIRVNSVHPGFIRTPMTKHFPDDMVTAPLGRPGKSEEVSTFIVFLVSDESSFSTGSEFVMDGGLVTDVPHKNLF, encoded by the coding sequence ATGGGACGTGTTGATGGAAAAGTTGTACTGATCAGCGGCGGCGCGCAGGGCATGGGGGCGTCACACGCCAAGATGCTCGTCGACGAAGGCGCCAAGGTGGTGATCGGCGACATCCTCGACGAGAAGGGCGAGGCGCTGGCCGCCGAACTCGGCGATTCAGCGCGCTACGTCCACCTCGACGTCACCGAAGCCGAACAGTGGGACGCCGCGGTGAAGACCGCCGTCGACACCTATGGCTCCCTGACCGCCCTGGTGAACAACGCGGGCATCGTCGCGCTGGGCAAGATCGGCAAGTTCGATATGGCCAAGTGGCAGAAGGTGATCGACGTCAACCTCACCGGAACGTTCCTCGGAATGCAGGCCGTGGTGGAGCAGCTCAAGGCCGCCGGCGGCGGGTCGATCATCAACGTTTCGTCCATCGAGGGCCTGCGCGGCGCGCCGATGGTGCACCCCTATGTTGCCTCCAAGTGGGCGGTGCGCGGCCTGGCGAAGTCGGCGGCGCTGGAGCTGGGCCCGTTCAACATCCGGGTGAACTCGGTGCATCCCGGTTTCATCCGGACCCCGATGACCAAACACTTCCCCGATGACATGGTGACCGCGCCGCTGGGCCGGCCCGGCAAGTCCGAGGAGGTGTCCACCTTCATCGTGTTCCTGGTGAGCGACGAGTCGTCGTTCTCGACCGGCAGTGAGTTCGTGATGGACGGCGGTCTCGTCACCGACGTGCCGCACAAGAACCTCTTCTGA
- a CDS encoding NAD(P)H-dependent amine dehydrogenase family protein, with the protein MTIRVALVGTGNCGRIALTQLIEDPRFELTAVGVSTAEKLGRDAGELAGLDVRTGVVATPGMEQVLATVPDCLVYCAMGDTRPVEATRDVTAALAAGINVVGSAPGGLQFPWSVLPDKVIKRVEDAALQGNSSVFITGVDPGFATDLMPFALAGTCQRIEQIRTMEIADYATYDGEVVMKIVMGFGNPMDQPGMLLLPGVLSAAWGTALKMLAAGIGVELDEITENYELEPAPEDIDTACGVIEKGTVAAMRFEINGMVDGRAAVVVEHITRVREDLRPDWAQPAQPGGSYRVEITGEPSYAVDICPTSSRGDHNYAAILVGAGRIVNAIPAVVEAAPGIRTTLDMPLVTGRGVYRPAV; encoded by the coding sequence ATGACCATCCGCGTCGCGCTCGTCGGTACCGGCAACTGTGGCCGCATCGCCTTGACCCAGCTGATCGAAGACCCTCGCTTCGAACTCACCGCGGTCGGGGTGTCCACCGCCGAGAAACTCGGCAGGGACGCCGGCGAACTGGCCGGCCTGGACGTGCGCACCGGTGTCGTCGCCACCCCGGGTATGGAGCAGGTGCTGGCCACCGTGCCCGACTGCCTCGTGTACTGCGCGATGGGCGACACCAGACCCGTCGAGGCCACCCGGGATGTCACCGCCGCGTTGGCGGCCGGAATCAACGTGGTGGGTTCGGCTCCGGGCGGGCTGCAGTTCCCCTGGAGTGTGCTGCCGGACAAGGTCATCAAGCGGGTGGAAGACGCCGCGCTGCAGGGTAATTCGTCGGTGTTCATCACGGGGGTCGATCCCGGCTTCGCCACCGACCTGATGCCGTTCGCGCTTGCGGGCACCTGTCAGCGCATAGAGCAGATCCGCACCATGGAGATCGCCGACTACGCCACTTACGACGGTGAAGTGGTGATGAAGATCGTCATGGGCTTCGGCAATCCCATGGACCAGCCGGGCATGCTGCTGCTGCCGGGCGTGCTGAGCGCGGCCTGGGGCACAGCGCTGAAGATGCTCGCCGCGGGCATAGGCGTCGAACTCGACGAGATCACCGAGAACTACGAATTGGAGCCCGCGCCTGAGGACATCGACACCGCCTGCGGCGTGATCGAGAAGGGCACCGTTGCGGCCATGCGCTTCGAGATCAACGGCATGGTCGACGGCAGGGCTGCGGTGGTGGTCGAACACATCACCCGCGTCCGTGAAGATCTGCGGCCGGACTGGGCGCAGCCCGCGCAGCCCGGCGGCTCCTACCGCGTGGAGATCACCGGCGAACCGTCGTACGCCGTCGACATCTGCCCGACCAGTAGCCGTGGTGACCACAATTACGCGGCCATCCTGGTGGGGGCCGGACGCATCGTCAACGCGATTCCCGCCGTGGTGGAGGCGGCCCCGGGCATCCGGACCACCCTGGACATGCCGCTGGTCACAGGCAGAGGTGTTTACCGCCCCGCTGTCTGA
- a CDS encoding acyl-CoA synthetase, with amino-acid sequence MSGASFDLSSVFSTVATAIPDNTALVWRDLRLTYAQLDARIDGVAHYLASAGLGCHTERDQLDGHESGQDHIGLYLRNGNQYLETMVAAYRARVAPFNVSYRYVEEELLYLLNDSKATALAYNAEFAPRVAAIRDRLPHLRVLIQVADHTGNELLPGAVDYESIVTTPAPAMPSPTGDDLYILYTGGTTGMPKGVLWRQHDIFISAMGGRPFGSTEALTSYAAIAERAKAAAGVMSLLMLPPFMHGAAQWAAYNIITMGGAIVIPDDVEKLQVADVLRLVEREEVRSIPVVGDAMARPLIDEIETGDYDLSGLISITNGGAPMSPTVRDRIRAALPNLLLMDAVGSSESGAQMSAVIGEVAGETAGTAPVFNPGSDTAVVDLEFTRVLAPGDGEGWLARRDLIPLGYLGDAAKTARTFPTIDGVRWSVPGDKARALADGRIELLGRDSVTINSGGEKIFAEEVERAVAAHPSVYDVVVAGRPSQRWGSEVVAVVQLAEGASVTDDELIEVCQRTIARYKIPKAFIRTPKVMRSPAGKADYRWAKSVAEEAAALRR; translated from the coding sequence ATGAGCGGCGCCTCCTTCGACCTGTCCAGCGTGTTCTCCACCGTGGCGACGGCCATCCCGGACAACACGGCGTTGGTGTGGCGCGACCTGCGGCTGACCTATGCGCAGCTCGACGCGCGGATCGACGGGGTGGCGCACTATCTGGCTTCGGCCGGGCTGGGCTGCCACACCGAACGTGACCAGCTGGACGGCCACGAGTCCGGACAGGACCACATCGGGCTGTACCTGCGCAACGGCAACCAGTACCTCGAGACCATGGTGGCGGCCTACCGCGCCAGGGTGGCGCCGTTCAATGTCAGCTACCGCTACGTCGAGGAAGAGCTGCTGTACCTGCTCAACGACTCGAAGGCCACAGCGCTGGCCTACAACGCCGAGTTCGCCCCGCGGGTGGCCGCCATCCGCGATCGACTGCCACACCTGAGGGTATTGATCCAGGTGGCCGATCACACGGGCAACGAGTTATTGCCCGGCGCAGTCGATTACGAGTCCATCGTCACAACACCCGCGCCGGCGATGCCCAGCCCCACCGGTGACGACCTTTACATCCTCTACACCGGCGGCACCACCGGCATGCCCAAAGGCGTGCTGTGGCGCCAGCACGACATCTTCATCTCGGCCATGGGCGGTCGGCCGTTCGGCAGCACCGAAGCACTGACGTCCTATGCCGCCATCGCCGAGCGAGCCAAGGCCGCCGCCGGGGTGATGTCGCTGCTGATGCTGCCGCCGTTCATGCACGGCGCGGCGCAGTGGGCCGCCTACAACATCATCACCATGGGCGGCGCCATCGTGATTCCCGACGACGTGGAAAAACTGCAGGTGGCCGACGTCCTTCGGCTGGTCGAGCGCGAGGAGGTACGCAGCATCCCGGTGGTGGGTGATGCAATGGCCCGGCCGCTGATCGACGAGATCGAGACCGGTGACTACGACCTGTCCGGCCTGATCTCGATCACCAACGGCGGCGCGCCGATGTCGCCGACGGTGCGTGACCGCATCCGGGCCGCGCTGCCGAATCTGCTACTGATGGACGCGGTGGGTTCGTCTGAGTCCGGCGCGCAGATGAGCGCCGTCATCGGTGAAGTCGCCGGCGAGACTGCGGGTACCGCACCGGTGTTCAATCCCGGATCCGACACCGCCGTGGTCGATCTCGAGTTCACCCGGGTGCTGGCACCTGGTGACGGGGAGGGTTGGCTGGCGCGACGGGATCTGATTCCGCTGGGCTATCTGGGTGACGCGGCCAAGACCGCGCGTACGTTCCCGACCATCGACGGGGTGCGTTGGTCGGTGCCCGGCGACAAGGCACGTGCACTCGCCGACGGCCGAATCGAGTTGCTGGGCCGGGATTCGGTGACCATCAACTCCGGCGGCGAGAAGATCTTCGCCGAGGAAGTGGAGCGCGCGGTGGCCGCACACCCGTCGGTGTACGACGTCGTCGTCGCCGGACGTCCGTCGCAGCGGTGGGGCAGTGAGGTGGTGGCCGTCGTCCAGCTGGCCGAAGGTGCGTCGGTCACCGATGACGAACTGATCGAGGTATGCCAACGCACCATTGCCCGCTACAAGATCCCCAAGGCGTTCATCCGCACGCCCAAGGTGATGCGCTCCCCCGCGGGCAAGGCCGACTACCGGTGGGCTAAATCCGTCGCCGAAGAAGCTGCCGCACTTCGTCGTTGA